One window of the Epinephelus moara isolate mb chromosome 24, YSFRI_EMoa_1.0, whole genome shotgun sequence genome contains the following:
- the vamp3 gene encoding vesicle-associated membrane protein 3 isoform X2, with product MSTGGPEGSGAASGNRRLQQTQAQVDEVVDIMRVNVDKVLERDQKLSELDDRADALQAGASQFETSAAKLKRKYWWKNCKMWAILIAVIVIIILIIVIWSYS from the exons GTCAACAGGCGGTCCGGAAGGTTCTGGCGCAGCGTCAGGCAACAGGCGCTTGCAGCAGACCCAGGCCCAGGTGGATGAG gtGGTGGATATTATGCGTGTAAATGTGGACAAGGTGCTGGAACGTGACCAGAAGCTGTCTGAACTGGATGACAGAGCAGACGCACTGCAGGCTGGAGCCTCCCAGTTCGAGACCAGCGCTGCAAAGCTGAAAAGGAAGTACTGGTGGAAGAACTGCAAG ATGTGGGCCATCCTGATAGCTGTCATAGtgatcatcatcctcatcattgTTA TTTGGAGTTACTCCTAA
- the vamp3 gene encoding vesicle-associated membrane protein 3 isoform X1: MSTGGPEGSGAASGNRRLQQTQAQVDEVVDIMRVNVDKVLERDQKLSELDDRADALQAGASQFETSAAKLKRKYWWKNCKMWAILIAVIVIIILIIVIWSYS; the protein is encoded by the exons AT GTCAACAGGCGGTCCGGAAGGTTCTGGCGCAGCGTCAGGCAACAGGCGCTTGCAGCAGACCCAGGCCCAGGTGGATGAG gtGGTGGATATTATGCGTGTAAATGTGGACAAGGTGCTGGAACGTGACCAGAAGCTGTCTGAACTGGATGACAGAGCAGACGCACTGCAGGCTGGAGCCTCCCAGTTCGAGACCAGCGCTGCAAAGCTGAAAAGGAAGTACTGGTGGAAGAACTGCAAG ATGTGGGCCATCCTGATAGCTGTCATAGtgatcatcatcctcatcattgTTA TTTGGAGTTACTCCTAA